The following are from one region of the Achromobacter xylosoxidans genome:
- the phnH gene encoding phosphonate C-P lyase system protein PhnH gives MQQQIQAAAASGRALLPGFADPVGDAQTTFRAALDAMAHPGRIHEILIETGVPTGLSPAMTALLLTLVDVDTPLWLPETVSADAIAFLRFHCACPIVPSPSLARFAAVPAGSKAPPLSACHQGDPAYPDLSTTLLIEVESLSGGEPAILSGPGIKSQQLLHAAGLPEGFWREWRLNHQRFPLGVDVLLTQERRICALPRSTRKES, from the coding sequence ATGCAGCAACAGATACAAGCCGCCGCGGCCTCGGGCCGGGCGCTGCTCCCTGGATTCGCGGATCCCGTCGGCGACGCGCAGACCACGTTCCGCGCCGCGCTCGACGCCATGGCCCACCCCGGGCGCATCCATGAAATCCTGATCGAAACCGGCGTGCCGACGGGCCTGTCGCCCGCCATGACCGCGTTGCTGCTGACGCTGGTGGACGTGGACACGCCGCTGTGGCTGCCCGAAACCGTCAGCGCGGACGCGATCGCCTTCCTGCGATTTCATTGCGCCTGCCCCATCGTGCCGTCGCCCTCGCTGGCGCGTTTCGCCGCGGTGCCGGCTGGCAGCAAGGCGCCGCCGCTTTCGGCTTGCCACCAGGGTGATCCGGCCTATCCCGATCTGTCGACCACCTTGCTGATCGAGGTCGAATCCCTGTCGGGCGGGGAACCCGCCATCCTCAGCGGCCCGGGGATCAAGAGCCAGCAGCTCCTGCATGCGGCAGGGCTGCCCGAGGGCTTCTGGCGTGAATGGCGCCTCAATCATCAACGGTTTCCGCTTGGCGTCGACGTGTTGTTGACGCAGGAGCGGCGGATCTGCGCGCTGCCGCGCAGCACGCGCAAGGAGAGCTGA